One window of Chamaesiphon minutus PCC 6605 genomic DNA carries:
- a CDS encoding transposase, with the protein MLLNKPLPFIEDFINELNKGLKSYNPDGGLSRIQRGWIGFCLMGIILTNSVCWARFERVSLGKYSLGALSWMFRKSKLPWEMMLQVSIAIVLKQYGISGGTLVTDDSDHQRSKKTPRLFKTHKIRDKGSGGYINGQNIVLLILVTDKVSLPVGFEVYQPDPQQQAWTREDQRLRKKGIAKKNRPEAPPHNPDYPTKPELVLRLMEQFRKHHSQIKIKAVVADALYGQAKFMDAASGLFGGVQVISQLRYNQNIRFRGRKQSLKHYFSSYPGVPQELSIRGQPAITANVGSIRVEVCAHGKKRFVIALKYPGEQDYRYLVATDLTWRTIDIIQAYTLRWLVEVFIEDWKSYEGWAQLAKQTGKEGTSRGLTLSLLLDLCLLLHPRQIARVDSKLPAYTVGSLLRNLQMEALLLYFEQLLQAPNPVEQLNQLSQSVQEFFLLRSSGKHMSGRDLGRLEPTPSLNRRAVA; encoded by the coding sequence ATGCTACTCAATAAGCCTTTGCCCTTCATCGAAGACTTTATCAACGAATTGAACAAGGGACTGAAAAGTTACAATCCAGATGGGGGCTTGAGCAGAATTCAGCGTGGATGGATCGGATTCTGTCTGATGGGCATAATACTGACGAACAGCGTATGCTGGGCAAGATTTGAACGGGTGAGCCTGGGGAAATACAGCCTGGGAGCCTTATCATGGATGTTTCGCAAATCCAAACTGCCATGGGAGATGATGCTTCAAGTTAGTATAGCAATAGTGCTCAAGCAGTATGGTATTTCTGGAGGTACTTTGGTGACTGACGACTCAGATCATCAGCGCAGTAAGAAGACACCAAGGTTATTCAAAACCCATAAAATCAGAGACAAAGGTAGCGGGGGATATATAAATGGTCAAAACATAGTGTTATTAATACTAGTTACTGACAAAGTGAGCTTGCCAGTTGGATTTGAGGTCTATCAACCTGACCCTCAACAACAAGCATGGACAAGAGAAGATCAACGTCTGAGAAAGAAAGGTATCGCGAAAAAAAACCGCCCAGAGGCTCCACCCCATAATCCAGACTACCCAACTAAACCAGAATTAGTGTTGCGATTAATGGAGCAGTTTCGGAAGCACCACAGTCAAATCAAGATCAAAGCCGTCGTTGCTGATGCACTATATGGTCAGGCAAAATTCATGGATGCAGCATCAGGCTTATTTGGTGGAGTCCAAGTCATTAGCCAATTGCGTTATAACCAAAATATTCGTTTTCGAGGCCGAAAACAAAGCCTAAAGCACTATTTTTCAAGTTATCCGGGAGTTCCTCAAGAGTTGAGTATTCGAGGTCAACCTGCCATTACAGCCAATGTTGGAAGTATCAGAGTGGAAGTTTGTGCTCACGGAAAAAAGCGATTTGTGATTGCGCTGAAGTATCCGGGTGAGCAAGATTATCGATATTTAGTTGCTACGGATCTGACTTGGCGCACCATAGATATCATCCAAGCGTATACACTGAGATGGTTAGTAGAGGTTTTCATCGAGGACTGGAAGTCTTATGAAGGTTGGGCGCAGTTGGCCAAGCAAACAGGTAAAGAAGGGACAAGCCGTGGCCTGACCCTGAGTCTGTTGCTTGACTTATGCCTCTTGCTTCACCCGAGACAAATAGCCCGCGTTGACAGCAAGCTGCCCGCATATACTGTGGGCAGTCTACTCCGCAATCTTCAGATGGAAGCTTTGTTGTTATATTTTGAGCAGTTGCTACAAGCACCTAATCCGGTTGAGCAGTTGAATCAATTAAGTCAATCAGTTCAGGAGTTTTTCCTTTTGAGATCGTCTGGTAAACATATGAGTGGTAGAGATTTAGGTCGCTTAGAACCCACTCCCTCCCTCAATCGTCGAGCTGTAGCTTAA
- a CDS encoding TIGR03943 family putative permease subunit produces the protein MSVNSPTDRSNLRKSWLDITAVAAWGILLLKYAIDGTLFILIHPSYYLLVTVTGGCLLLIGLFQGWRLYRGQMAISSELHSNLLPPWFTTMLLLGTAIAGLIITPKLFTSHTAIQRGVSSESVTVTRDKPQAFRSNIKPESRTLVDWVRTLNSYPEPDAYLNQKANLKGFVFYPKDLPANYILLSRFVITCCAADVYPVSLPVKLTGDRSQYPQDSWLQIKGKAIVETFSGSRQLVIETSEVQPIAVPKNPYQE, from the coding sequence ATGTCAGTTAACTCACCCACCGATCGCTCCAATTTGCGCAAGTCGTGGTTAGATATTACGGCAGTAGCGGCATGGGGGATCTTATTACTTAAGTACGCGATCGACGGAACCTTATTCATCCTGATTCATCCCAGTTATTATCTACTTGTAACTGTCACGGGTGGTTGTTTATTATTAATTGGTTTGTTTCAGGGGTGGCGACTGTATCGGGGTCAGATGGCAATCTCGTCCGAACTACATAGCAATCTGCTCCCGCCTTGGTTTACAACCATGTTGCTCTTGGGTACGGCGATCGCTGGATTGATTATTACACCAAAATTATTTACCTCTCACACCGCCATCCAGCGGGGTGTTTCTTCAGAATCGGTGACAGTTACCAGAGATAAACCCCAAGCCTTCCGCTCGAATATCAAACCCGAATCTAGAACGCTGGTAGATTGGGTGCGAACGCTCAATAGTTATCCCGAACCCGACGCCTATTTAAACCAAAAAGCCAACCTCAAAGGGTTCGTGTTTTACCCCAAAGATCTGCCTGCTAACTACATATTACTGTCGAGATTCGTAATTACCTGTTGTGCCGCAGATGTTTACCCCGTCTCGCTGCCAGTCAAGCTCACAGGCGATCGCAGCCAATATCCTCAAGATAGCTGGCTTCAAATCAAAGGTAAAGCGATCGTCGAAACATTCTCTGGGAGTCGCCAATTAGTCATCGAAACCAGCGAAGTCCAGCCAATTGCAGTTCCTAAGAATCCTTATCAGGAGTAA
- a CDS encoding M20 family metallopeptidase has translation MLDRIHSIATNLAPRLIEIRRHIHAHPELSGQEYQTAAYIAGVLSAAGLQTQESVGKTGVVGELVGAGTDDRLLAIRTDMDALPIVERTGLPFSSKNQGIMHACGHDVHTTVGLGTAMILAELGMELPGTTRFIFQPAEEIAQGAAWMVADGVMKEVDSIFSLHVFPSIPAGSIGIRYGALTAAADDLEITIIGESGHGARPHEAVDAIWIASQVITGLQQAISRTQNPLRPIVLTIGTIKGGRAPNIIADRVELSGTVRSLHPDTHATLPDWIEQIVTDICRTYGAKCQVNYRRGVPSVQNDIALTQILESSARAAWGSDRVQILPEPSLGAEDFSMYLQHAPGTMFRLGVGMPDAKNYPLHHPQFMVDESAIITGVVTMAYTAYQYWQSN, from the coding sequence ATGCTCGATCGCATTCACTCCATTGCTACCAACCTCGCACCGAGATTGATTGAAATTCGCCGTCATATCCACGCTCATCCCGAATTGAGCGGACAGGAATATCAAACGGCGGCTTACATCGCGGGGGTATTATCGGCTGCTGGATTGCAGACACAAGAATCTGTGGGCAAAACGGGCGTTGTCGGCGAACTCGTAGGCGCAGGTACAGACGATCGCTTGTTGGCGATTCGGACTGATATGGACGCACTCCCGATCGTCGAGCGGACGGGATTGCCATTTAGCTCTAAAAATCAGGGGATCATGCACGCTTGCGGTCATGATGTGCATACTACCGTCGGTTTGGGTACCGCGATGATTCTGGCAGAATTGGGCATGGAATTACCCGGTACGACGCGATTTATCTTTCAACCCGCTGAAGAAATCGCGCAGGGTGCTGCCTGGATGGTCGCTGACGGGGTGATGAAAGAGGTGGATAGTATTTTTTCCCTGCACGTATTTCCATCGATTCCAGCAGGCTCGATCGGGATTAGGTATGGAGCCTTAACCGCCGCCGCTGATGACCTGGAGATTACTATTATCGGCGAATCTGGGCATGGTGCCAGACCCCATGAAGCCGTGGATGCAATTTGGATCGCGTCGCAGGTAATTACCGGACTGCAACAGGCAATTAGCCGCACCCAGAATCCATTACGCCCGATCGTGTTGACGATCGGGACGATAAAAGGCGGACGCGCTCCCAATATTATCGCCGATCGTGTGGAGTTATCCGGTACCGTGCGATCGCTCCATCCCGATACTCATGCAACGTTACCCGATTGGATCGAGCAAATCGTTACCGATATTTGCCGCACCTATGGCGCGAAATGCCAAGTTAATTATCGGCGCGGCGTACCTTCAGTGCAGAATGATATTGCCTTAACTCAAATCCTCGAATCATCCGCTAGAGCCGCTTGGGGCAGCGATCGAGTCCAAATCTTACCCGAACCCTCCCTCGGCGCTGAGGACTTCTCCATGTACCTGCAACATGCCCCAGGAACGATGTTTCGCTTGGGTGTCGGTATGCCCGATGCGAAGAATTACCCCCTCCATCATCCGCAATTTATGGTGGATGAGTCGGCAATTATTACTGGAGTAGTGACGATGGCATATACGGCATATCAATATTGGCAAAGTAATTGA
- a CDS encoding permease, protein MEQLNNAFTLFLSLLVEALPFLLLGVLLSSILLICIDERWLLARMPKNPLLGAFTGSCIGFLFPVCECGNVPVARRLIMQGIPMPVAIGFLLAAPTVNPIVIWSTWIAFRDRPEIVVLRVVFSLLIATIIGYIFSVQKDLKPILQPAIAMGTLRAEPKVSTGYSILDGGDFMLGSRGMAPQRMTPELIQPPKRSFRANLNLVLDNVIQELRELGGVLILGSAVAAAIQTLTPRELIVSLGEGPIISIVVMMILAGSISICSTVDSFFALSFAATFTSGSLLAFLVFGPMFDLKSIGLMLSIFKPKAIIYLFAIATQLTFLFTLFVNFHVS, encoded by the coding sequence ATGGAACAGCTTAATAATGCGTTTACGCTCTTTTTGAGCTTGCTGGTAGAAGCACTCCCATTTCTGTTGCTGGGGGTGTTGTTATCGAGCATACTGCTGATTTGTATCGACGAACGATGGTTGCTCGCTCGGATGCCCAAAAATCCGTTACTGGGTGCTTTTACGGGCAGTTGTATTGGGTTTTTATTCCCAGTTTGTGAATGTGGAAATGTGCCAGTGGCGAGACGATTGATTATGCAGGGGATTCCAATGCCTGTTGCGATCGGATTTTTGCTGGCTGCACCGACTGTCAATCCGATCGTGATTTGGTCTACTTGGATTGCGTTTCGCGATCGACCGGAAATTGTCGTTTTGCGGGTAGTATTTTCGCTATTAATTGCGACTATTATCGGTTATATTTTTAGCGTTCAAAAAGATCTCAAACCTATTCTGCAACCCGCGATCGCGATGGGTACGCTTCGTGCCGAGCCGAAAGTTAGTACTGGCTACAGTATTCTCGATGGGGGCGATTTTATGCTGGGTAGTAGGGGGATGGCACCGCAACGGATGACACCAGAGCTAATTCAGCCACCCAAGAGATCGTTTCGTGCTAATTTGAATTTAGTCTTGGATAATGTCATCCAAGAATTGCGCGAGCTAGGGGGAGTTTTAATCCTCGGTAGTGCAGTGGCAGCGGCAATTCAAACGCTCACTCCACGCGAATTAATTGTTAGTCTGGGTGAAGGGCCAATTATCTCGATCGTGGTAATGATGATCTTGGCTGGCTCGATTTCGATTTGTTCTACTGTAGACTCATTTTTCGCGCTCTCTTTTGCCGCGACATTTACGAGCGGTTCGCTGTTGGCATTTCTGGTGTTTGGGCCGATGTTCGACCTCAAAAGTATCGGATTAATGTTGTCGATATTTAAGCCCAAAGCGATTATTTATCTCTTCGCGATCGCGACTCAATTAACTTTCCTATTCACCTTGTTTGTAAATTTCCATGTCAGTTAA
- a CDS encoding TldD/PmbA family protein yields MIDRLEASFDRVLAGLTASLHADEQFTLRLQGEVSQFTRFNHAKVRQTGIVTDGNLQLKLIYQQRSSSVEFPFTGEVEIDLPQAQSALAALRVEVPQLPIDPYLVLPTGTATSHEVHAGHLLPDADVVDSLLPVVENLDFTGLYAGGMVMRGYADSSGQKHWFATESYTLDYSLFTKTGQAVKGTLAGSHWDDAVYQAKIAESKTQLVRLAQPLKTIERGKYRTYLAPAATADLLGMLSWGGISEAALQQGRSCFGALQRGEQSLSSHLTISENFQRGLVPRFNELGEIAPAHLTLIDRGHLANTLVNARTAKEYQKPANGANRSESLRSAEISTGELTADRILATLDTGLYLSNLHYLNWSDRPTGRVTGMTRYACFWVERGEIVAPIANLRFDESLYRCWGDNLMALTNTVEFIPDVDTYGSRQLGGSWVPGLLVDDFTYTL; encoded by the coding sequence GTGATAGACCGATTAGAAGCTAGTTTCGATCGAGTATTGGCTGGCTTAACCGCAAGTCTCCATGCTGACGAACAATTTACATTGCGGTTGCAGGGCGAAGTCAGTCAATTTACGCGATTCAATCATGCCAAAGTCCGCCAGACGGGGATCGTCACCGATGGCAATCTCCAACTAAAGCTGATCTACCAACAGCGAAGCAGTTCGGTAGAGTTTCCCTTTACTGGCGAAGTCGAAATCGATCTCCCGCAAGCTCAATCCGCTCTAGCAGCCCTAAGAGTGGAAGTACCGCAATTACCTATCGATCCCTATCTAGTATTACCGACAGGGACTGCTACCAGCCACGAGGTACATGCTGGCCATTTATTACCAGATGCTGATGTGGTAGATAGCTTGTTACCAGTAGTCGAAAATCTCGACTTTACGGGTTTATATGCGGGGGGAATGGTGATGCGCGGCTATGCCGATAGTAGCGGGCAAAAACACTGGTTTGCTACCGAGTCTTATACCCTGGATTATTCTCTATTTACCAAAACCGGGCAAGCCGTCAAAGGTACGCTCGCGGGCAGCCACTGGGATGATGCTGTCTATCAAGCCAAAATTGCCGAGTCCAAAACCCAATTAGTCAGGTTAGCACAACCGCTCAAGACGATCGAGCGCGGTAAATATCGCACCTATTTGGCTCCAGCGGCTACAGCCGACCTGTTAGGGATGTTGTCCTGGGGAGGGATTAGCGAGGCTGCTTTGCAGCAGGGGAGAAGCTGTTTTGGGGCACTACAGCGCGGCGAGCAATCTTTATCGTCACATTTAACGATCTCCGAAAATTTCCAGCGGGGGTTGGTGCCCAGATTTAACGAATTAGGCGAAATTGCCCCAGCCCATCTGACTTTAATCGATCGGGGTCACTTGGCCAATACGCTAGTCAATGCGCGCACCGCTAAAGAGTATCAAAAACCCGCTAATGGTGCAAATCGCAGCGAGTCCCTACGTTCGGCAGAAATTAGCACTGGAGAACTCACAGCCGATCGTATTTTAGCAACTCTAGATACTGGTTTATATTTATCCAATCTCCATTATCTCAACTGGAGCGATCGACCGACTGGTCGGGTAACGGGGATGACTCGTTATGCTTGTTTTTGGGTAGAACGGGGTGAGATCGTTGCGCCGATCGCCAATTTACGCTTTGATGAAAGTCTCTACCGTTGTTGGGGCGATAATCTGATGGCATTGACAAACACTGTGGAATTTATTCCCGATGTCGATACTTATGGCAGTCGTCAGCTCGGTGGGAGTTGGGTACCGGGATTATTAGTAGATGATTTTACTTATACCCTCTAA
- the rimM gene encoding ribosome maturation factor RimM (Essential for efficient processing of 16S rRNA), with protein sequence MTIRPSKTPRSKVASGTAPLVPPDGWMEIGSIVGAQGIKGEVKVYPNSDFPERFERAGERWLWGATDVEPRSIQLQKGYEIPGKGLFVVQLAGIETRSQAENLRGQMLLLPATDRPRLSPGEYHSQDLIGLPVFHGVTGVEVGTVADIFTAGHEILVVSVPNGDGKIAEAMIPFVKEIVPVVDLANRRIEILPPPGLLELYVTAKPLSGFKDLQDLQD encoded by the coding sequence ATGACTATTCGACCTTCTAAAACTCCCCGCAGCAAGGTTGCCTCTGGGACAGCTCCATTAGTACCGCCAGATGGTTGGATGGAAATTGGTTCGATCGTCGGCGCACAGGGGATTAAAGGCGAAGTGAAGGTATATCCGAACTCGGACTTTCCCGAACGATTCGAGCGCGCGGGGGAACGCTGGCTGTGGGGTGCGACTGATGTGGAGCCGCGCTCGATCCAGTTGCAAAAAGGTTATGAGATTCCTGGGAAAGGCTTATTTGTAGTCCAATTAGCCGGGATTGAAACTCGATCGCAAGCTGAGAATTTGCGCGGACAAATGCTATTATTACCCGCAACCGATCGACCGCGATTGTCTCCTGGCGAGTATCACAGCCAGGATCTGATCGGGTTGCCAGTTTTTCATGGGGTGACGGGAGTCGAAGTTGGCACTGTAGCTGATATTTTTACTGCTGGGCACGAAATTTTGGTAGTTAGCGTCCCGAATGGGGATGGTAAAATCGCTGAGGCGATGATTCCATTCGTCAAAGAAATCGTGCCTGTGGTCGATCTTGCCAATCGCCGGATCGAAATCTTGCCGCCGCCTGGATTGTTGGAGTTATACGTAACAGCCAAACCATTATCAGGATTTAAGGATTTGCAGGATTTACAGGATTAG
- the dndC gene encoding DNA phosphorothioation system sulfurtransferase DndC: MLELENRGVSELVDEIERLNQEIQELYCLDGIPWVLGVSWGKDSSCILQLIWNAIAQLPVEQRTKPIHVITTDTLVENPIVSVWVNRSIEQLKTAARQQQMPIQAHLLYPELKERFWPNLIGKGYPAPRMRFRWCTERLKINPANRFIRNTVHTCGEVILVLGMRKAESNKRATVMEKHEKGRVRDRLSPRPSLINSLVYTPIEDWRTDEVWMYLMQFKNPWGGNNQDLFSLYRGATADNECPLVVDTSTPSCGDSRFGCWVCTLVSKDKSMEAMIQNDEDKEWLQPLLDIRNELDIHDDRDKRDFRRIYGRVELFERKSKEDKETTEIVPIPGPYTKFWREHWLRRVLEAQVQIQQTAPPDMQDITLITDEELGEIRRIWLEEKHEFDDSLPRIYEEVMGKPFKDTRIQEKKLLGGDEWSILEEICSDDAMHLELMAKLLDTERQHATKSRRGVFENLEKCFDSSSRSKEEAIAIAHEKRDLKDAVKEGNVEKVKQLTWAQMKFQNDEAPDTIEE; the protein is encoded by the coding sequence ATGTTAGAGCTAGAAAATCGTGGTGTATCTGAACTAGTAGATGAAATAGAAAGACTTAACCAGGAGATACAGGAATTATACTGCCTCGATGGAATACCGTGGGTTTTAGGGGTTTCATGGGGCAAAGATAGTAGCTGTATTCTTCAATTGATTTGGAATGCAATTGCTCAACTTCCGGTAGAACAACGTACCAAGCCAATTCATGTAATCACTACAGATACATTAGTAGAAAATCCAATTGTCTCCGTTTGGGTAAATAGATCGATCGAACAGTTGAAAACTGCTGCTCGACAACAACAGATGCCAATTCAAGCTCATTTACTTTACCCAGAACTTAAAGAAAGATTTTGGCCTAATTTAATTGGTAAAGGCTACCCTGCACCACGGATGAGATTTCGATGGTGTACCGAACGCCTAAAAATTAATCCAGCGAACCGTTTTATTCGCAACACCGTTCATACCTGCGGTGAAGTCATACTGGTTTTGGGTATGCGTAAGGCAGAAAGTAATAAGCGCGCTACTGTTATGGAAAAGCATGAAAAAGGTCGGGTGCGCGATCGGTTGAGTCCTAGACCGAGCTTAATTAATTCCCTGGTTTATACCCCGATCGAGGATTGGCGGACTGATGAGGTGTGGATGTATCTGATGCAATTTAAGAATCCTTGGGGTGGAAATAATCAGGATTTATTCAGCCTGTATCGCGGTGCGACTGCCGATAATGAATGTCCGTTAGTTGTCGATACATCTACCCCTAGTTGTGGCGATTCTCGGTTTGGTTGCTGGGTGTGTACGCTAGTGAGTAAAGATAAATCGATGGAGGCAATGATTCAAAATGATGAGGATAAAGAATGGTTGCAACCATTGTTAGATATTCGGAATGAATTAGATATTCATGACGATCGCGATAAGCGAGATTTCAGACGCATATATGGTAGAGTCGAACTATTCGAGCGAAAATCTAAAGAAGATAAAGAAACAACTGAAATAGTTCCAATTCCTGGCCCTTATACTAAGTTTTGGCGCGAACATTGGTTGCGACGGGTGCTAGAGGCACAGGTGCAAATTCAGCAGACTGCGCCGCCAGATATGCAGGATATTACCCTAATTACTGATGAAGAGTTAGGAGAAATTAGACGAATTTGGCTGGAAGAAAAGCACGAATTTGATGATAGTCTACCTCGGATATATGAGGAAGTAATGGGCAAACCGTTTAAAGATACTCGCATTCAGGAAAAGAAATTATTAGGCGGTGACGAATGGTCGATTTTAGAAGAGATCTGTAGCGATGATGCCATGCACCTGGAATTGATGGCAAAATTGCTCGATACCGAACGCCAACATGCGACAAAATCGCGACGTGGGGTTTTTGAAAACCTGGAGAAGTGTTTCGATAGCAGTTCTCGATCGAAAGAAGAAGCAATTGCGATCGCGCATGAAAAGCGAGATCTTAAAGATGCTGTCAAAGAAGGCAATGTCGAAAAGGTCAAACAATTAACCTGGGCGCAGATGAAGTTTCAAAATGATGAGGCACCAGATACAATCGAGGAGTAA
- a CDS encoding MBL fold metallo-hydrolase, with protein MSKLEDQFIINFWGVRGSIACPGAATVRYGGNTPCVEMLVGGYRLIFDAGTGIHVLGQSLMSHLPVSGHLFFSHSHWDHIQGFPFFSPAFMEGNEFDIYGGVIPHGVTIEHRLHDQMNQPNFPVPLQVMGANLRFHNLDYGDRVNLGEVTVSTGELNHPGGAMGYRVSWRDYAVAYITDTEHFSTGLDRNVLALADRADVLIYDSTYTDEEYYHPQSSKIGWGHSTWQEGVKIAQAARVKKLVIFHHDPSHDDRFMDAVESQSTRVFPESIVAKEGMKILVNERVSIAN; from the coding sequence ATGTCCAAACTGGAAGACCAATTCATCATTAATTTCTGGGGAGTACGCGGGAGCATTGCTTGCCCTGGAGCCGCTACCGTGCGCTACGGTGGTAATACGCCCTGCGTGGAAATGTTAGTGGGCGGTTATCGGCTGATTTTTGATGCGGGAACCGGGATTCATGTCTTAGGACAATCATTAATGAGTCACCTTCCCGTCAGCGGACATCTATTTTTTTCGCACTCACATTGGGATCACATTCAAGGTTTCCCGTTCTTTTCTCCAGCATTTATGGAGGGTAATGAATTTGATATTTATGGTGGTGTAATTCCCCACGGCGTGACGATCGAACACCGCCTGCACGATCAGATGAATCAGCCTAATTTTCCAGTACCGTTACAGGTAATGGGTGCCAATTTACGCTTTCACAATCTCGATTATGGCGATCGAGTCAATTTAGGCGAAGTTACCGTCTCCACGGGCGAATTAAATCATCCCGGTGGCGCGATGGGATATCGCGTAAGCTGGCGAGATTATGCCGTCGCTTATATTACCGATACCGAACACTTTAGCACTGGACTCGATCGCAATGTATTGGCATTAGCAGATCGAGCCGATGTCCTGATCTATGATTCTACTTATACCGATGAGGAGTATTATCATCCCCAATCTAGTAAGATCGGGTGGGGACATTCGACCTGGCAAGAAGGGGTAAAAATTGCCCAAGCAGCACGAGTCAAAAAGCTGGTAATTTTCCACCACGATCCCAGTCATGACGATCGATTTATGGATGCAGTTGAGTCACAATCGACACGAGTTTTTCCTGAATCGATCGTTGCCAAAGAAGGGATGAAAATTTTGGTAAACGAGCGCGTATCGATCGCCAATTAA
- a CDS encoding pre-16S rRNA-processing nuclease YqgF, protein MTDCHRENETILGFDPGKDKCGVAVMNGDRALLYHQVLLTAEVISQISNLCQQYNVSRIVMGDQTTAKQWQRQLTAVFPNLPITLVDERYSSLQARDRYWQMYPPNLLTSLIPQGMRQPPRPIDDLVAIILVERYLSKNPDC, encoded by the coding sequence ATGACAGATTGCCATCGAGAAAATGAAACAATATTAGGATTCGATCCGGGTAAGGATAAGTGTGGAGTTGCCGTGATGAATGGAGATCGAGCTTTGCTTTACCATCAAGTACTGTTGACAGCCGAGGTCATTTCGCAGATTAGCAATCTATGTCAGCAGTATAACGTCAGTCGGATTGTCATGGGCGACCAAACTACCGCAAAACAATGGCAACGACAATTGACCGCAGTTTTCCCCAACTTACCAATTACTCTAGTTGACGAGCGGTATAGCAGTCTACAAGCGCGCGATCGATATTGGCAAATGTATCCGCCTAACTTGCTTACCAGTTTAATTCCCCAAGGGATGCGCCAACCACCCCGCCCGATCGACGATCTAGTGGCAATTATTTTAGTCGAACGATACTTGAGTAAAAACCCCGATTGTTAG
- a CDS encoding LysR family transcriptional regulator: MRQSTLHQLKVFETVARLTSITRAAEELSLTQPTVSMQIKQLTQNVGVPLFEQIGKKLYLTQAGQELLVTCREIFDRLSRFEMKITDLQGLKQGKLKLSTITTTKYFMPRAIAPFCQLYPGIDVSLEITNHERVLERLNENLDDLYIISKIPDRLDVALHPFLENPLVVIAPKTHPLAQEKNIPITKLQNEPFIMRERGSGTRAAVEQLLAKHGVSVKVRLELGGNEAIKQAIGVGLGISVLSQHTFTPEAAMSGLTILDIQHFPIERHWYVIYPADKQLSILANTFFDFLQQESQIIANKMRSQIGM, from the coding sequence ATGCGTCAATCTACTCTCCATCAACTTAAAGTATTTGAAACTGTTGCGAGATTAACTAGTATTACTCGTGCAGCAGAGGAGTTATCTTTGACACAGCCAACAGTCTCGATGCAGATCAAGCAACTCACTCAAAATGTTGGCGTACCACTATTCGAGCAGATTGGCAAAAAACTCTATCTGACTCAAGCCGGACAAGAATTACTCGTTACCTGTCGCGAAATATTCGATCGATTATCGCGGTTTGAGATGAAAATCACCGATCTCCAGGGACTCAAGCAAGGCAAGCTCAAACTATCGACGATTACCACGACCAAATACTTCATGCCACGCGCGATCGCACCTTTTTGTCAACTCTATCCCGGCATCGATGTCTCACTCGAAATTACCAATCACGAGCGAGTTTTAGAGCGGCTGAATGAAAATCTCGACGACTTGTATATTATTAGTAAAATTCCCGACAGGTTGGATGTGGCCTTACATCCATTTTTAGAAAATCCACTAGTAGTCATCGCTCCCAAAACTCATCCCCTCGCCCAAGAGAAAAATATTCCGATTACCAAATTACAAAACGAGCCATTTATCATGCGGGAACGGGGTTCGGGAACTCGCGCAGCAGTCGAACAATTACTTGCCAAACATGGGGTTTCGGTAAAAGTGCGCCTAGAATTGGGCGGAAATGAAGCAATAAAACAGGCAATTGGTGTGGGTTTGGGGATTTCGGTACTTTCTCAACATACGTTTACCCCAGAAGCTGCGATGTCGGGACTGACGATTTTAGATATCCAACATTTTCCGATCGAGCGTCATTGGTACGTAATTTATCCAGCCGATAAGCAACTCTCGATTCTTGCTAATACTTTCTTTGATTTTCTTCAGCAGGAATCTCAAATTATCGCCAATAAAATGCGATCGCAAATCGGTATGTAA
- a CDS encoding YiaA/YiaB family inner membrane protein, with amino-acid sequence MQQIGYQKDSNAWIFQTWASFVLSVGMTTTGIIYLPVDLWTKGFMGMGLGFSVASTFTLAKTQRDLHESTKLTSKIEEAKVEQILSQHGRA; translated from the coding sequence ATGCAACAGATTGGTTATCAAAAAGATAGTAACGCTTGGATTTTTCAGACTTGGGCATCCTTTGTCCTTTCGGTAGGGATGACAACAACGGGAATTATTTATCTGCCCGTGGATTTGTGGACTAAAGGCTTCATGGGTATGGGGTTAGGATTTTCGGTAGCTTCGACATTTACACTAGCCAAAACCCAGAGAGACCTCCACGAATCGACAAAACTGACCTCAAAGATCGAAGAAGCGAAGGTCGAACAAATCCTCTCCCAACACGGACGCGCTTAA